The DNA region GAACGGCTGATCAGCTGGTCCAGAGGACCGGGCTGTCGCGGTACGCGTCACCCTCCTCGAACGAGGCAACCGCGATGGGATCGGTCTTCGTGGCGCTGAGCGAGCAGGTCTCGTACGACGCGCCCTTGGTGGTGAAGTCGCGGGGTGCCGTCTCGCTGTCGCACTTGCCCGGGAGGTCGCCGACCAGAATGACGCCTGTGGGGCCGCCGCCTTCCAGCTTGCCGCGCAGCCTCAGCGACGCGTACGACAGGTCGGTACCGCCGACGTTCTCCACCTTCATCCGGATGTAGTAGGGCGTCATGCCCTTCGCCTTGCCACCGAATGCGGCCATGTCGGCCTCGGCGCCCTTCTCGATTGCCGTGACGGTCACGGCGACGGTGCCCTTCTTGTCGGTCCCGTACTTGAACGGCAGGACCGCTCGGTCACCGATCTTGAACTTCGTGCCCGGTGCGGCGACGTCACCACCGGCCGGAGCGGCAGCGTCGTCGCTGGGGTCCGCGGACGGGCTCTTGCTGCCCGGGTCGGACGACGCCGGGGCGGAGGCCGACGGCGAGTCCTGCGCCGATGCCGCGTCCTCGCCGTCGTTGCAGGCCGTGAGCCCGAGCGTCAGGGTGGTGAGGGCAACTGCGGAGGCGATACGTCCCTTGTGTGTCATTTTGGCCTAACTGGCAGTGAGGGCTGCCCATACGGCAGCCGGAACGTTCAACTGGGCGAAGCGCCCGGCCATGTGACCGGACGCGCCGGCGCGGCACGACGACGGCGGTGCGTCAACGAGGCGCGCCACGACGCCATCCCAGACTGAGGCGGGAATGACACAGACTCGCCACAGGCACGGCACAGGCACGGCACAGGGCGCGCGGCGGGTGCGGTACAGGGTGCGCGCGAGGGGTGCGGCACAGGTGCGTGACGGGCGCGGCACGGCTCGGAGGGCGTGGCTCCTGCGGCCTGCCTCGCCGAACACGGCACGGACGGGGGTGCCGCGGCGTCTCCCGTCCGTCCGGACCCGGGCCTCAGTTCCCCAGATCCGCCAGCTGCTCGTACCCCGGGATCCCCCGCGGACTCCGCGTGCCCGGTCCGATGTACGTCGCCGAAGGCCGCACCAGCCGCCCCGTCCGCTTCTGCTCCAGGATGTGCGCCGACCAGCCCGCCGTACGGGCACAGGTGAACATCGACGTGAACATGTGCGCCGGAACCTCCGCGAAGTCCAGCATGATCGCCGCCCAGAATTCCACGTTCGTCGCCAGCACCCGGTCCGGGCGCCGCGCGTGCAGCTCCTCCAGTGCGGCCTTCTCCAGCGCCTGCGCCACCTCGAAGCGCGGCGCGCCCAACTCCTTGGCCGTACGCCGCAGGACCCGCGCCCGCGGGTCCTCCGCCCGGTAGACCCGGTGGCCGAAGCCCATCAGCCGCTCGCCCTTGTCCAGGGCCTTCTTCACGTACGCGGTGGCATCGCCGGTCCGCTCGATCTCCTCGATCATGCCGAGCACCCGGGACGGCGCACCACCGTGCAGCGGCCCCGACATCGCACCCACCGCACCCGACAGCGCCGCCGCCACATCGGCGCCGGTCGACGCGATGACGCGGGCGGTGAACGTCGAGGCGTTCATGCCGTGCTCGGCGGCCGACGTCCAGTACGCGTCGACGGCCTTCACATGCTTGGGGTCCGGCTCGCCCCGCCAGCGGATCATGAACCGCTCGACCACCGACTGCGCCTTGTCGATCTCGCTCTGCGGGACCATCGGCAGCCCCTGCCCGCGCGCCGACTGGGCGACGTACGACAGCGCCATCACGGCGGCCCGCGCCAGATCGTTGCGCGCGGTCTCCTCGTCGATGTCGAGCAGCGGCTTCAGACCCCACACCGGGGCGAGCATCGCCAGCGCGGACTGCACATCGACCCGGATGTCCCCCGAGTGCACCGGGATCGGGAACGGCTCGGCCGGCGGCAGACCGGGGTTGAACGCCCCGTCGACCAGCAGACCCCAGACGTTGCCGAACGACACATGGCCGACGAGATCCTCGATGTCGACACCCCGGTAACGGAGCGCACCGCCTTCCTTGTCCGGTTCGGCGATCTCCGTCTCGAACGCGACGACTCCCTCTAGTCCCGGTACGAAGTCGGACATGGCGGCTCCCTCGGTCGACGGCTCTGCGCAGGCCACAGTGGCCTGCCTCAGATACTGGCGGGTCACCCGGGGCGCGGGGAAGCGTGACATCCGGCACAGCACCCCGAACCGGCCCCGCCCCTCCGACACCCTCCTTGCCGGGCCTGGCCTGCCGCTGCGGCAGGATGACCCCGTGCCCACCGCAGATTCCCCCTCCGATTCCACCACCGATCCGGCCGCGATGCGCGAGCAGTACCGCTCCGAGCGCTTCACCGAGGACACGCTGGCCGCCGACCCGATGCAGCAGTTCGCCCACTGGTTCCGGCAGGTCGCCGTCGGCGGGCTGCTCCATGAGCCCAACGCCATGGTGGTCTCCACCGCCACCCCCAAGGGCCGGCCGTCCTCGCGCACCGTGCTGCTGAAGAAGTACGACGAGCGCGGCTTCGTCTTCTTCACCAACTACGAGTCCCGCAAGGGCCGCGAACTGACCGCCAACCCGTACGTCTCGCTGCTCTTCCCCTGGCACCCGATGGCCCGCCAGGTCATCGTCACCGGCCGGGCGGACCGGACCGGCCGCGACGAGACGGCCGCCTACTTCCGCACCCGCCCGCACGGCTCCCAGCTCGGCGCCTGGGCGAGCCCCCAGTCGACGGTGATCGGCTCCCGCGACGAGCTGCTCGCCCGCTACGAGGAGCTCGCGGCCCGCTACCCCGAGGGCGAACAGGTCCCCGCGCCCCCGAACTGGGGCGGTTTCCGCGTCGTCCCCGACACGATCGAGTTCTGGCAGGGCCACGAGAACCGGCTGCACGACCGGCTGAGGTACGTACGCGAGGGCGAGCAGTGGCGCGTCGAGCGCCTGTGCCCGTAGCGAATCCTTTCGGGGCAGCCCCCTGCGGGCATGCAGAGACCCGCAGGCTCTGGTCCCTCCTTGCGGAGGAGCCGGCCGGACTTACCGGCGAGCCTGCGGGTCGGTGACTGCTTGGGATTGGCCGACGACCGGCCTGCACTGCAAAGAGCGCGACAACGGGCGTCAGCCCGCAGCCACCTCACGAGTCCGAGAAGAAATCACTTCCGGAACACCTCCTTTCTTCGCTGGCAGCAGCCTAGGAACGTCCCTGGCACCGCACAAGCGAATTAATGTGCCGGTTGATTTCCGGGAAGTCGGTATGTGCTGGGTCACCTTCGCGTTCAATGGTCTGACGTGCGGAAATGCCGGATGCGTCCTGCGGGGGGTACGGGATGAGTGCGTCCACAAGCAGTGGAACGACCGAGGCGCTCGGACCCGACGAGGGACCGAAGGCGGGGCCCGGGGCCGCGTTGCTTGCCGCGTTGCTCGACGGGATGGACACCGCGCTCTGCGCGTTCGACGCGAACGGCACGATCACCCACTGGAACCGCGAGGCCGAGCGGATCCTGGGCTGGTCCGCCGAGGAGGCCGTGGGGCGGTCCGGGTTCGCCGGGTGGGCGGTGCGGCGGGCGGACGCGGGTGAGGTGCAGGGGCGGCTGATGGCGGCCATGGACGGGCCGGGCCGCCGGGTCCATGAGTTCGCGCTGCTGCGCAAGGACGGCGGGCGGGTGCTGGTGCGGACCCAGTCGGCCGGGGTCCGGGGCGCGGACGGCGGACCGGCCGGGGTGTACTGCGCGTTCAGCGAGGTGCATGCGCAGATCGATCTGGAGCGGTCGATCGCGCTGAGCGAGGCGCTGTTCGAGGACGCGTCCTGGGGTGTGGTGCTCGTCGACGCGGATCTGCGGCCGACGGTCGTCAACGCGCACGCGGCGCGGGCGCTGGGCGGCGGCCGTACGACGCTGCTGGGGCGCCCGCTGGGGGAGCTGATCGTGCAGGGCGTCGAGGATCTGGAGGGCGCGTTGCAGCATGTGCTCGCCGAGGGCGCACCACCGGCGCCCGCCGAGTTGTGGGTGACGCTGCGGACGGCGGAGGGGGAGCGGCGGCGTTGCTGGCGCAGTGGTTTTCTGCAGCTGGCGTCGCCGCTGGCCGAGGAGCCGGTCCCGCTGGGGGTCGGCTGGCTGTTCCAGGACGTGACGGCCGAGAAGCTGGCGGCACAGGAGGCGGACCGGATGAGGTTTAGGTCGAACCAACTGCACCGGGCCTCGCGGTCGGCGTCCGAGTGCGAGGACCCGATGGAGGCGGCGACGTCCTATCTGGACTACGCGCTCGCGGGCTTCGCCGACCATGCGCTGGTCGATCTGGTGGCGGGGGAGCGGCTGGTGCGGGTGGCGGCGACCCCGTCCGGTGAGCCCGGCCCGTGCCTGCCGGTGGCGGGCGGTTCCATTCCGTTGCGGTACGTGGCGGGGCACCCGGCCCTCCAGGCGGTGGACCGGACGGGTTCGGTGCGGGCCAGTGCGGGGGCCGGGCCCGGGGCCGGGGTGTGGGCGGCCGAGCGGCAGTGGCCGGGCGACTCCGTGCACGCGCTGTGCGCGGTGCTGCGGAGCAGGGGGCGCACGCTGGGTGTGGTGACGTTCCTGCGCTCGGCCCACCGCGCGGCCTTCGAGCGTCCCGACGCGGCGTACGCGGAGAGCGTGGCGGTGCGGGTGGCGGCGGCGGTGGACCTGGCGCAGGTGCTGGCGCCGACGAGGTGACGGTGCGCCCTGCGGCCCGTCACCCGGTGGCTCCGGTCATCTCACTGCCGGTAGAAGATGCGGTCCTGGTACTCCGTCATGACGCGCCCGTTCCACTCGTGGCCGCCGTCGACGTTCCCCGACCGCAGCAACGGCGGCTCCACGCCCCGCTCCACGAGCTGTTCCGCCGCGGCGGCCATCATGGCCTGCATCAGCGCGCTGGTGACCACTGTCGACGCGGGGGCGAACGGTGCCTCGATCCCGTCGAGGGTCAGCTCCGCGTCGCCGATGGCGATCTTGCTGTCGAGCACGATGTCGCAGTGGTCCCGCAGGAAGCCGCCCGAGCCGTGCCGGGACCGGGTGCCGTCCGCGTACGCCACCGATGTCACGCCGATGACCTTCAGGCCGAGCGCCCGCGCGTTCAGTGCCATCTCCACCGGGAGCGCGTTGCGTCCGGAGAGCGAGATGATCACGAGGACGTCGCCGGCCGTGGCGGGGCTGGAGTCCAGCACGGCGCCCGCCAGTCCGTCGACCCGTTCCAGCGCGGAGCCGAGGGTCGCGGGCATGACATCGACGCCGACCGCCCCCGGTACGGCCAGCAGGTTCATCAGGGCGAGGCCGCCCGCCCGGTAGACGACGTCCTGCGCGGCGAGCGAGGAGTGCCCGGCGCCGAAGGCGAAGAGCCTGCCGCCCGCCGCGACGGTGTCGGCGATCGCGGCACCGGCGGCCGCGATGTTGCCGGACTCCTCGTCGCGTACCCGCTCCAGCAGGCCGATCGCTGCGTCGAAGAACTGGCCGGCCAGCTTGCTGTCGCTCATCGAGGAGGCCCTTTCCGGCGGGAGAGAGAGTGTTCACGGGTGTCCGTGCCGCGGATCACGTTGCGGTCCGGACCAGTGACCTGTCAATACCGCCCCGGCGGCTCCGCTGCACGGTGTTCGCCGGGCGCGGCACGGTTGTCGGTGGTATGCGTCAGAATTGGGTCAGGGCCAGCGCGCAGCGCTTACGACGTTTTCCTGTCACAGCATCGAGGGGCACGAATGTCCGGACTGATCGACACCACGGAGATGTACCTCCGCACCATCCTCGAACTCGAAGAGGAAGGCGTGGTCCCCATGCGCGCCCGGATTGCGGAACGGCTGGACCAGAGCGGTCCGACGGTCAGCCAGACGGTGGCGCGTATGGAGCGTGACGGGCTGGTGCAGGTCGCGGGCGACCGGCACTTGGAGCTGACCGACGAGGGGCGCCGCCTCGCGACGCGTGTGATGCGCAAGCACCGGCTCGCCGAGTGCCTGCTCGTCGATGTGATCGGTCTGGAGTGGGAGCAGGTCCACGCCGAGGCATGCCGCTGGGAGCATGTGATGAGCGAGGCCGTGGAGCGGCGGGTGCTGGAGCTGCTGCGCCATCCGACGGAGTCGCCGTACGGGAATCCGATCCCGGGCCTGGAGGAGCTGGGCGAGAAGGCCGAGGCCGATCCCTTCCTCGACGAGGGCATGGTGAGCCTGTCGGAGCTCGACCCGGGCGCCGACGGCAAGACGGTGGTCGTGCGCCGGATCGGTGAGCCGATCCAGACGGACGCCCAGCTGATGTACACGCTGCGGCGTGCGGGTGTGCAGCCCGGCTCCGTGGTCAGCGTGACCGAGTCGCCCGGTGGCGTGCTGGTCGGCAGCAGCGGTGAGGCGGCGGAGCTGGACGCCGAGGTCGCCTCGCATGTGTTCGTGGGCAAGCGCTGACCGAGCGCCTCGCTGCCGAGCAGTACCGCTGGGTGGGCGCCCCTGGGGTGGATGCCGCTGAGGGGGCGCCCGTCCTGGCCGCGGATGATGCCGCCGGGGTGCCAGTTGGCCGGATGCCGTTGTCGGGGCGCCGCCGGGGCGTTGAAGCGTGACGTCCGCTCTCCCTTTTTCCGCCCGGAATTGCAGCGCGGGGACGGATCGCGTGCCAGGCTGTGGCTGAGGCATACCTGAGAGTGTCGGCCAACTGGTCGCGCGGTCGGGGAGGGAGCAGGCGCATGCGCCCGTCGTACTGGCGTGTCCGGCATGTCCGGCGCGTGCACCGGAAGGTGGCTGCCACGGTCCCGGCCGCCCGCGAATCGCGCGCCGGCGCCCGCAGAAGTACCCGCGAATCGCGCACCGCCGCCCGCGGAACCGGTGCCGCCGCCCGCCGATGCGCACCGTCGCCGGCGGCTCCCCCGAAAGCAGAAGGCCCCGGCGCCTCGCGGCGCCGGGGCCGGTCCTCCCCTGCTTTGACCTGGAGCCCCGAGCTCTCAAGGTCAATCCCCACGGGCCCTCATCCCCGAGTGGCCCGCCTCCCGGAGAAGGTCTCCCCTGCACCGCCGCCATCAATCCTTGGAGGTGGTCACTCGAACGAGCGGTGTTGAGTGGCGGAGCCGGTTTTCGAATACGAGTTCGATAGTCTGGCGTGACGCGACCACACGGTGATCGGGCAGTGCTCAAGCGGTGATCGAGGACCAGAAGGGGGTGCCAGGACATATGGTGCGGCGCATCGATGTGACCGGGACCGACGGCGTACGCCTAGCGGCCTGGGAGTTCGCCGACCCGCCCAAGGGGCGCGCGGAGGGCGAGCGCGCCTGCGGGGTCTTATTGCTCCACGGTCTGATGGGCCGGGCCGCGCACTGGGCCTCGACCGCCCGCTGGCTCGCCGAGCGGCACCGGGCCGTCGGTCTCGACCAGCGCGGGCACGGCCGCAGCGACAAGCCGGCCGAAGGCCCGTACACCCGTGATGCGTACGTCGCCGACGCCGAGGCCGCGATCGAACAGCTCGGCCTCGCCCCCGTCGTCCTCGTCGGACATTCGATGGGCGCGCTGACGGCCTGGCAGCTCGCCGCGAAGCGCCCCGATCTCGTCCGGGCCCTGGTCATCTGCGACATGCGGGCCTCCGCCCTCGGCGCGGCCTCGCAGCGCGAGTGGGAGGACTGGTTCAAGACCTGGCCGGTGCCGTTCGCGACGCTCTCCGACGTACGGAAGTGGTTCGGCGAGGACGACCCCTGGGTGGAGCGGCCCAACCCGGCCCGCGGCGAGTTCTTCGCCGAGGTGATGGCCGAGCGGGCCGACGGCTGGCGCCCCGTCTTCTCCCGCCGCCAGATGCTCCAGTCCCGCGCGACCTGGGTGTTCGACGCGCACTGGGAGGAGCTGGCGCAGGTCCGCTGCCCGACCCTGGTGCTCCGCGGCCTCGACGGCGAGCTGGGCCGGGCGGAGGCCCAGGAGATGGTCCGCGTACTGCCGCGCGGGCAGTACGCGGAGGTGGCCGACGCCGGCCATCTCGTCCACTACGACCAGCCCGAGGGCTGGCGCGCGGCGGTCGAACCCTTCCTGGAGCAGTTCGCCGAGGACCCCCAGGACGACCGCGAGCCCGTCCCGTCGTAGAGCAGCAACGCGGACAGGTCCTGCGGCGGCCGCCCTCGGAGCCTGTCGGGTGACCTCAGCCCTTGCTGACCGCCGCCAGGATCTCCGGGAGCCGGTTCGCCGTGCGGGGAGCGGCGAGCCGCAGCCCCGCCCAGGAGATCAGCGCCCCGTACACGGCCCCCACGGGCAGCAGCAGCCACAGCCACTGCTCCAGATCGGCGACATGGAGCCAGATCGTCACCGCGATCAGGGGCGCGCAGAGCAGCCCCGCCGCGACCATGCCGCCGAAGATCGAGATCCAGGCGAGCCCGGCCTGCCCGGGCGCCACGTTCTTGAACGCCCCGTCCTGCGGGATCGAGTACGGGAAGTTCGCCGACGCCACCGCGCCCGTCGCCAGCATCCCGCCCAGCAGGGCGAACGACAGGCCCATGGCCTCCGGCAGGTCGCCCCAGTCGCCGAGCACCGCCGCGGTCACCACCGTCACCACGATCGTGTAGGGCAACGTGATCAGCAGCAACGCCAGGGCCCGCGCCCGCAGTTCCAGGTAGGCGTCCCGGGTGGAGGAGATCGTCAGCGACACCATCCAGAACGCGGAGGTGTCCTGCCCGAACTGGTTGTACATCTGGATGCCGAGCATCCAGGCGGCGAAGCAGGCGAAGTAGATCGAGCCGGTGCCCTGGAGCGCGTTGAGTATCGGCACGATCAGCCCGATCGCCAGCGCCGTGGTCCAGGCGGCCTTGGTCTTCGGATCGCGCGCGATGTACCGCAGACTGCGCTCCATCACCGTCCCGGTGCGCCCCTGGGGCAGCAGCGCGGCGAGCCCGGAGCCGCCCTTGCCGGCCTTCTCGCGGCCCGGCCCGGCGGCGGCCAGGGTCGAACCGTCCGGGGCCGTCATCAGCTTCACCAGGCTCCGCTGCCACAGCCACAGCAGCGCGATCAGCGCCACGACGGACAGCAGCAGCTGTACGAAGGCCTCTCCGTACGAGCCCCGCGACGCCGAGTCCACCGCGCCGACCGCCGAGGCGGGCGGCAGCCAGCGCACCACGTCCGCGGCCGGGTCGAGCGCGGCGAGCCCGCCCGCCTGGCCGAGCCGCTGCGCACCGAAGTTGACGACCTGGAAGCCCACCGCGATCACCAGCCCGCTGAGCACCGCGAGATCGCGGCCCTTGCGTGAGGTCAGCAGCCGGGTGTTGGCCGTGGCTACGGCCCGTGCCAGCGCCACGCACAGCAGCAGTGTGAGCGGGGCGGCCACCACGGCGAACGCCGCGGCCGCCGCCCCGTGCGCCACCGCGAACACCGATCCGGCCGTCAGGCAGAGCGTGAACAGCGGACCGATCCCGACCAGTGAGGCCGTCAGCAGCGCGGCCACCAACGGGCGCGGCCGCAGCGGCAGCATCACCAGCCGGCTCGGGTCGAGGGTCTCGTCGCCGCTGGGGAAGAACAGCGGCATCACGGCCCAGCCGACCGCCACCACCCCCGCCAGCAGGACGACGAGGGAGTCGGTGTGGGCGTGCCCGCGCAACGCGATCAGCCCGATCAGCTGGCCCGCGGCGAACAGCAGGGTGAGGACGGCGGAGGTGACGTACGCGGCCCGCCGGCCAGCCGACTGCCGCAGCCCGTTGCGCAGCAGGGTCAGCTTCAGCCGTACGAAGACGCCGACGAGCCCCTCGCCGCCGGCGGTGCCGACCGGTCCGGGGGCGGCCCCCAGGGGGGCGTCGAACACGCTCATCGTCGGCCGCCCAGCCAGTCCAGGGAGTCGTCGGTGGTGCGGGAGCCCGCGCCGACGAGCTCGAGGAAGGCGTTCTGCAGCGAGGACGCGTCGCCGCGCACCTGGGCCAGGGTGCCCTGGGCCCGGATCGTGCCGGCCGCCATGACGGCCACCCAGTCGCATAGGGACTCGACGAGCTCCATCACATGGCTGGAGAAGATGACAGTCGCCCCCGAGCGGGTGTATCGCTCGAGAACCTCGCGGATGGTCTGTGCGGAGACCGGGTCGACGCCCTCGAACGGCTCGTCCAGGAACAGCACTTCGGGGTTGTGCAGCAGCGCCGCCGCGAGCCCGATCTTCTTCCGCATGCCGGTCGAGTAGTCGACGACCAGCTTGTGCTGGGCGCCCGCGAGGTCGAGCACATCGAGGAGCTGGGTGGCCCGCTTGTCGACCTCGGCGCCCGGCAGCCCGCGCAACCTGTGGGTGTACGCGAGGAGTTCGCGCCCCGAGAGGCGCTCGAAGAGCCGCAGCCCCTCCGGGAGCACACCGATCCGGCTCTTCACCTCGACCGGGTCGCGCCACACGTCGTGGCCGGCGACCTCGACGACCCCCTGGTCGGGGCGGAGCAGTCCGGTGACCATCGACAGCGTGGTGGTCTTGCCCGCGCCGTTGGGTCCGACCAGACCGATGAACTTGCCCGCGGGCAGTTCCAGATCGATCCCGGCCACCGCGGTCTGTTCCCCGAACCGCTTCCACAGCCCCTGTACGCGAACGGCGGGCGGCGGCATGGCCGGTCCGCCCGCCTCACCCGCCCGCGTCGCTCTGTCGGTCCCTGTTCCGTCCTGCATGATGCACTGCCTTTCGGTGGCCCCGTTTCCGGGACCACCCTACGAAAGGGGGCTCTGCTGACGGCGTGTTCGTGCGTCGGCCGCTTCCCTGGCGCAGGCGTAGGCGAGCGGGCTGATGAGTTCCTCCGCGTCCGGCAGCCAGCGGTTGGCGGGGGTGGGGCGGCGGGCCCACTGCACCGCTCCGAGACCGCCGACCCGGGTCGGCGGACCCGTCACGTAGTGGCCGTCGCCGCGGCCGACCAGATCGATGGCGGCGGCCCGCCAGCCCAACTTCCGCACGAGGTCGTCCGACTTGGCCGCCGCGCCCGGCAGCACGAA from Streptomyces sp. NBC_01591 includes:
- a CDS encoding alpha/beta fold hydrolase yields the protein MVRRIDVTGTDGVRLAAWEFADPPKGRAEGERACGVLLLHGLMGRAAHWASTARWLAERHRAVGLDQRGHGRSDKPAEGPYTRDAYVADAEAAIEQLGLAPVVLVGHSMGALTAWQLAAKRPDLVRALVICDMRASALGAASQREWEDWFKTWPVPFATLSDVRKWFGEDDPWVERPNPARGEFFAEVMAERADGWRPVFSRRQMLQSRATWVFDAHWEELAQVRCPTLVLRGLDGELGRAEAQEMVRVLPRGQYAEVADAGHLVHYDQPEGWRAAVEPFLEQFAEDPQDDREPVPS
- a CDS encoding metal-dependent transcriptional regulator; amino-acid sequence: MSGLIDTTEMYLRTILELEEEGVVPMRARIAERLDQSGPTVSQTVARMERDGLVQVAGDRHLELTDEGRRLATRVMRKHRLAECLLVDVIGLEWEQVHAEACRWEHVMSEAVERRVLELLRHPTESPYGNPIPGLEELGEKAEADPFLDEGMVSLSELDPGADGKTVVVRRIGEPIQTDAQLMYTLRRAGVQPGSVVSVTESPGGVLVGSSGEAAELDAEVASHVFVGKR
- a CDS encoding SIS domain-containing protein; this encodes MSDSKLAGQFFDAAIGLLERVRDEESGNIAAAGAAIADTVAAGGRLFAFGAGHSSLAAQDVVYRAGGLALMNLLAVPGAVGVDVMPATLGSALERVDGLAGAVLDSSPATAGDVLVIISLSGRNALPVEMALNARALGLKVIGVTSVAYADGTRSRHGSGGFLRDHCDIVLDSKIAIGDAELTLDGIEAPFAPASTVVTSALMQAMMAAAAEQLVERGVEPPLLRSGNVDGGHEWNGRVMTEYQDRIFYRQ
- a CDS encoding ABC transporter ATP-binding protein, which translates into the protein MPPPAVRVQGLWKRFGEQTAVAGIDLELPAGKFIGLVGPNGAGKTTTLSMVTGLLRPDQGVVEVAGHDVWRDPVEVKSRIGVLPEGLRLFERLSGRELLAYTHRLRGLPGAEVDKRATQLLDVLDLAGAQHKLVVDYSTGMRKKIGLAAALLHNPEVLFLDEPFEGVDPVSAQTIREVLERYTRSGATVIFSSHVMELVESLCDWVAVMAAGTIRAQGTLAQVRGDASSLQNAFLELVGAGSRTTDDSLDWLGGRR
- a CDS encoding transporter, with the translated sequence MSVFDAPLGAAPGPVGTAGGEGLVGVFVRLKLTLLRNGLRQSAGRRAAYVTSAVLTLLFAAGQLIGLIALRGHAHTDSLVVLLAGVVAVGWAVMPLFFPSGDETLDPSRLVMLPLRPRPLVAALLTASLVGIGPLFTLCLTAGSVFAVAHGAAAAAFAVVAAPLTLLLCVALARAVATANTRLLTSRKGRDLAVLSGLVIAVGFQVVNFGAQRLGQAGGLAALDPAADVVRWLPPASAVGAVDSASRGSYGEAFVQLLLSVVALIALLWLWQRSLVKLMTAPDGSTLAAAGPGREKAGKGGSGLAALLPQGRTGTVMERSLRYIARDPKTKAAWTTALAIGLIVPILNALQGTGSIYFACFAAWMLGIQMYNQFGQDTSAFWMVSLTISSTRDAYLELRARALALLLITLPYTIVVTVVTAAVLGDWGDLPEAMGLSFALLGGMLATGAVASANFPYSIPQDGAFKNVAPGQAGLAWISIFGGMVAAGLLCAPLIAVTIWLHVADLEQWLWLLLPVGAVYGALISWAGLRLAAPRTANRLPEILAAVSKG
- the pdxH gene encoding pyridoxamine 5'-phosphate oxidase, translating into MREQYRSERFTEDTLAADPMQQFAHWFRQVAVGGLLHEPNAMVVSTATPKGRPSSRTVLLKKYDERGFVFFTNYESRKGRELTANPYVSLLFPWHPMARQVIVTGRADRTGRDETAAYFRTRPHGSQLGAWASPQSTVIGSRDELLARYEELAARYPEGEQVPAPPNWGGFRVVPDTIEFWQGHENRLHDRLRYVREGEQWRVERLCP
- a CDS encoding PAS domain-containing protein; protein product: MSASTSSGTTEALGPDEGPKAGPGAALLAALLDGMDTALCAFDANGTITHWNREAERILGWSAEEAVGRSGFAGWAVRRADAGEVQGRLMAAMDGPGRRVHEFALLRKDGGRVLVRTQSAGVRGADGGPAGVYCAFSEVHAQIDLERSIALSEALFEDASWGVVLVDADLRPTVVNAHAARALGGGRTTLLGRPLGELIVQGVEDLEGALQHVLAEGAPPAPAELWVTLRTAEGERRRCWRSGFLQLASPLAEEPVPLGVGWLFQDVTAEKLAAQEADRMRFRSNQLHRASRSASECEDPMEAATSYLDYALAGFADHALVDLVAGERLVRVAATPSGEPGPCLPVAGGSIPLRYVAGHPALQAVDRTGSVRASAGAGPGAGVWAAERQWPGDSVHALCAVLRSRGRTLGVVTFLRSAHRAAFERPDAAYAESVAVRVAAAVDLAQVLAPTR
- a CDS encoding citrate synthase 2 produces the protein MSDFVPGLEGVVAFETEIAEPDKEGGALRYRGVDIEDLVGHVSFGNVWGLLVDGAFNPGLPPAEPFPIPVHSGDIRVDVQSALAMLAPVWGLKPLLDIDEETARNDLARAAVMALSYVAQSARGQGLPMVPQSEIDKAQSVVERFMIRWRGEPDPKHVKAVDAYWTSAAEHGMNASTFTARVIASTGADVAAALSGAVGAMSGPLHGGAPSRVLGMIEEIERTGDATAYVKKALDKGERLMGFGHRVYRAEDPRARVLRRTAKELGAPRFEVAQALEKAALEELHARRPDRVLATNVEFWAAIMLDFAEVPAHMFTSMFTCARTAGWSAHILEQKRTGRLVRPSATYIGPGTRSPRGIPGYEQLADLGN